One stretch of Monomorium pharaonis isolate MP-MQ-018 chromosome 10, ASM1337386v2, whole genome shotgun sequence DNA includes these proteins:
- the LOC105838687 gene encoding pecanex-like protein 1 isoform X2 — MGSQTLEILRQGVWASLTGGWFYDPHLDVFSNTFHLYVWLFLLCLPFTIYLYFPPTLYVWLAYCSSFVAVFGTIKCVNHALHCVYDTTECLEEPNQSVSQQKSEGEKKWAGHNKSREQSQDQTGHGIELQVLNGKTNTPPVECSSRNSFIEPNILNSDADSITSEYTQDKASSTIDLKVEIHRKNSSESSEEAQQLSKPMITSINVHEAELVSAQYHEPRSKNIINEWKLKRQKCVVIAEEDRPSRKLCRHSSEESSRNRHSKQSNLGKTGSESQIKQTSSLELTNHRHIGDDYPYWMFNRSVRRLNSNSISKARLTNDHPQSLEIISKKGDTDNNKISSHPQSLEVITKKPHQQLVHPQSLETIGATNKNISSTDDNNLPLHPQSLETINTKKVLPQNTLKRNQLQLLPYLSFGSEIVYPIAEQSDEQFANESSEEFSLCDSYSPLLTRKNMNDANATSNRDRSLSAGRFEDRFSRFNDDNGIDNNSANSRDALIEESKSRGVKRRYSNANQSNHEFLDADKNKEKRRDKSKNTPDDPLNSGSIVGIDWLFENGDCSVEPWTSKNLHSKEPHSGSSSTTTLSIENEVKRNLLPQLEVDNTVKRHQGAIPKQSRPKPTVLNDVADDSIVPSSVEQQQPRENLKRYIKVRRERTRRRGDNSKFEQTCGSNHELSTLLPSPASPLLAALLNNSGRDLPGQSSGATSSDLRLGRNSEKRQFRTRYGRLKRSNRTHRVRGSRNIASREDNVVPLTALFGLISSGECHLATNQNDTSEGAVHYFRDDNGHWLAYTFDEKGLDVAAAAAAATAAQIPANPHNEKLLNTLLRQQINQNMLYDAANWELADSLSNSYSSLSLNSAGLTVIIDTPPVLSSPASNQTKTQSSPPSNLISSNTGSSNQCTLGENSEREQFHHTLITRSDSMADRNRILQNLLGNLDLNLNLNLNQNQYQSDLNGRMPVLTLPTHQEPDINTSLSWNRFVDGLDGSDSKPKQTRHYYKWKIGKLPHIKIRFDRLALLALLDRNLTVFETVVSTFLAGAVAGLGLLLLQQGFYRDIFAFIFCFVTASCQYSLLKSVQPDAASPTHGFNRIIVFSRSAYYILCSSLILIFNETLRDFKSSDFRVYGLRVADYDLILQVRNILLIFLLCFPIVFSLGLFPQINTFLMYVCEHLDIHLFGGNATTSLVSSVYCLCRSVVAVLILYGFAYGALLEPKSSQHILFSIFVGLLVAISYHLSRSSSDPTVIWDILKTNLWPPEIGDRYTEEKEAKIIENTSSSQPVDNVAATTSYKETKNKTSSSGRKKDVKIKVGEQMSDTELVDPLPEKLRSTVNSRLKNDLIVCAVIGTLSFGIHRTTVFTALQPELNPVLWSIVSCLGFLLHYIVPQLRKQLPWLCLSRPVLRSHEHAQFEVREPVRIMWFEKAYVYLCFLERNVLYPVVFLGALTECSSKIADKFGESVGALIVVVCGLKSLRSAYSDPSTRYLVLVFAVLFFQLDFSHLSETFLMDYFVTGIAFAKIYELLLKIRFVVTYIAPWQITWGSAFHAFAQPFSVPHSAMLFLQAGISAMLSTPLNPLLGSAIFISSYVRPVKFWERDYKTRRVDHSNTRMSSHLERNLGADDNNLNSIFYEQLTRSLQHSLYGDLALGRWGNVEQGDCFLLASDYLNCLVHIVQLGNGLVTFQLRGLEFRGTYCQQREVEAISEGIEDNDNCCCCEMGHLSNVLSVNAAFSQRWLAWEVASAKYVLEGYSISDNSAGSMLQVFEFRKVLVTYYVKSIVFYAVKSPKLKQWLENPDIIEALKPTLDKNFVDLDPVFNVKIDEDFDFRASGITRSNFCNVYLDWIQYCAGKQDKTLDRTRDSYLVSLCLSLSLLGRRVLGAASHNTLSNVEFFLYGLHALFKGDFRITSVRDEWVLHDVDLLRSVVAKGIRMALKLHQDHFMSPEQYVESAALFEAIDNHDQNLVISHEADPLWRNAVLSGAPSLLALRHVLDDGIDEYKVIMLNKRFLSFRVIKMNRECVRGLWAGQQQELVYLRNRNPERGSIQNAKQALRNIINSSCDQPIGYPIYVSPLTTSYAETNEHLCSVIGGPLTFGTIKSTVLKLWRRIRRRCGQGCSSGGTGSQDDGGFGNDGVYAMTTYNIHSGYAQSGHNTSGSQSMESGCQIGGSTGRGSLGRANTGSLGGNRGSLASVGKPTSSTLASLAGLLSSNDIKMETKSETSFSSKLEKEEVYQRVRIMDPNQVYDAINLGRRIDVIWPDERMRQQGGRSGWQHWVPERGMEGCVVHRWSPNHRDPNRRSHVDKVILLVKIEDKYVPIAEQGVRDLGAEV; from the exons ATGGGTTCGCAAACGCTGGAGATCCTGAGGCAAGGCGTCTGGGCGAGCCTGACAGGCGGCTGGTTTTACGATCCGCATCTCGATGTTTTCTCCAACACGTTCCACCTCTACGTCTGGCTGTTCCTGCTCTGCCTGCCGTTCACGATCTACCTG TATTTTCCACCCACGTTGTACGTCTGGCTAGCATACTGCTCGTCATTCGTCGCCGTCTTCGGTACGATAAAGTGCGTGAATCATGCCCTGCACTGTGTATACGACACGACGGAATGCCTGGAGGAACCCAATCAGTCGGTCAGTCAGCAGAAATCGGAGGGCGAAAAGAAATGGGCGGGCCACAACAAGTCTAGGGAACAGTCGCAGGATCAGACCGGCCATGGCATAGAGCTGCAAGTTTTGAATG GTAAAACGAATACACCACCTGTAGAATGTTCATCGCGTAATTCGTTTATTGAACCAAATATACTGAATTCCGATGCGGATAGTATAACATCTGAATACACTCAGGATAAAGCTAGCTCAACCATAGATTTGAAGGTAGAGATACACAGGAAAAACAGCTCGGAAAGCTCGGAAGAGGCGCAGCAGCTTAGCAAACCAATGATAACTAGCATCAACGTGCATGAAGCTGAACTAGTTTCTGCGCAGTATCACGAGCCACGttctaaaaacattataaatg AATGGAAATTGAAGCGGCAAAAATGTGTGGTGATAGCGGAGGAGGATCGACCATCGCGTAAATTGTGCCGGCATTCGTCCGAGGAATCGTCTAGAAATCGACATTCAAAACAGAGCAATCTCGGTAAAACGGGATCTGAGAGCCAAATAAAGCAAACCAGCTCATTGGAATTGACGAATCATCGTCATATCGGCGACGATTATCCATACTGGATGTTCAATCGAAGCGTTCGCAGACTCAACTCCAATTCTATATCAAAGGCACGCTTGACGAACGATCATCCACAGAGCTTGGAAATCATATCGAAAAAGGGAGATACGGACAACAATAAGATCTCGTCTCATCCGCAATCGTTAGAG GTTATTACCAAGAAACCACACCAACAACTAGTACATCCGCAAAGTCTTGAAACAATTGGCgctactaataaaaatataagcagTACGGACGACAATAACTTGCCTCTTCATCCCCAAAGTCTCGAGACAATTAATACCAAAAAG GTCTTACCGCAAAACACACTGAAGAGAAACCAACTACAGCTCTTACCATATCTTAGTTTTGGATCCGAGATAGTTTATCCGATAGCAGAACAGAGTGACGAACAATTCGCCAATGAGAGTTCGGAAGAATTTAGCCTGTGTGATTCTTACAGTCCATTGTTAACGCGAAAAAATATGAACGATGCGAACGCTACATCTAATCGAGACAGAAGTCTCAGCGCTGGCAGATTTGAAGATAGATTCTCAAG GTTTAACGACGACAATGGAATAGATAATAACTCGGCAAATTCTCGAGATGCTTTAATAGAAGAGTCAAAGTCTAGAGGAGTGAAAAGGAGATACAGCAATGCCAATCAGAGCAATCATGAGTTTTTGGAtgctgataaaaataaagagaagcGGCGAGATAAATCTAAAAACACTCCAGACGATCCGCTCAACTCGGGGAGCATAGTCGGCATAGATTGGCTGTTCGAGAACGGGGATTGCTCTGTAGAGCCGTGGACAAGTAAGA ATCTTCATTCTAAAGAGCCTCACTCGGGATCGTCCAGTACAACAACTCTCAGCATCGAGAACGAAGTAAAGCGGAATTTGCTACCACAGCTGGAAGTGGACAACACCGTCAAGCGCCACCAGGGGGCGATCCCCAAGCAGAGCCGTCCAAAACCCACTGTGTTGAATGACGTCGCAGATGACAGCATCGTACCGAGCAGTGTCGAGCAGCAACAGCCGCGGGAGAATCTTAAACGCTACATTAAAGTGCGACGAGAGAGAACCAGGAGGCGAGGAGATAATTCCAAATTCGAGCAGACTTGTGGCTCGAACCACGAACTTAGCACATTGCTGCCGAGTCCGGCGTCCCCGTTACTAGCCGCGTTGCTAAACAACTCCGGTCGAGATCTACCCGGTCAGTCGAGCGGCGCCACGTCATCCGATCTGCGGCTCGGTCGCAATTCCGAGAAGCGACAATTTCGGACCAGGTACGGACGATTAAAACGGTCTAACCGAACTCACCGCGTTAGGGGCTCGCGCAACATTGCCAGTCGGGAAGATAATGTCGTGCCATTAACCGCACTATTTGGTCTAATCTCGAGCGGCGAGTGTCACCTGGCCACCAATCAAAATGACACTTCGGAGGGAGCAGTACACTACTTTCGCGACGATAACGGTCACTGGTTGGCTTACACGTTTGACGAGAAGGGTCTAGACGTGGCTGCCGCGGCCGCAGCGGCGACGGCAGCGCAAATACCCGCCAATCCGCACAACGAGAAGCTGTTGAATACCTTACTGCGCCAGCAAATCAATCAGAATATGCTCTATGACGCTGCTAATTGGGAGCTCGCGGATTCATTAAGCAACAGTTACAGCAGCCTGTCACTCAATTCCGCAGGACTGACGGTAATAATCGACACGCCACCGGTGCTGTCAAGCCCGGCGAGTAATCAGACAAAAACGCAGAGCTCACCGCCGTCCAATTTGATCTCCTCAAATACAGGCAGCTCAAATCAGTGCACCCTCGGCGAGAATTCGGAACGCGAGCAGTTTCATCACACACTGATTACGCGCTCAGACTCGATGGCCGACCGGAATCGTATATTACAAAATCTGCTGGGCAATCTGGATCTGAATCTAAATCTGAATCTGAATCAGAATCAGTATCAGTCGGATCTGAACGGTCGCATGCCGGTACTGACATTGCCAACGCATCAGGAACCCGACATAAACACCAGCTTGTCATGGAATCGTTTCGTCGATGGTCTGGACGGTTCCGATTCCAAACCCAAGCAGACCCGGCATTATTACAAGTGGAAGATCGGCAAGCTGCCACACATCAAGATACGCTTCGACCGTCTCGCTCTACTAGCTCTGCTCGACCGTAATCTGACTGTATTCGAGACCGTCGTTTCCACATTTCTGGCGGGCGCGGTTGCGGGCCTGGGCCTTCTGCTACTTCAGCAGGGCTTCTATCGGGACATCTTCGCCTTCATATTCTGCTTCGTGACGGCCAGCTGTCAGTACTCGCTGCTCAAGTCGGTCCAGCCCGATGCTGCGTCGCCCACGCACGGCTTCAATCGCATCATCGTGTTCTCCAGATCCGCGTACTATATCTTGTGCTCGAGTTTAATCTTAATCTTCAATGAGACGCTTAGGGACTTCAAGTCGTCCGACTTTCGCGTATATGGATTGCGCGTCGCCGATTATGATCTCATACTGCAAGTGCGAAACATTTTACTGATATTTCTGCTGTGTTTTCCGATTGTGTTCTCGTTAGGACTCTTTCCGCAAATTAACACGTTCCTTATGTACGTCTGCGAACATCTGGACATCCATCTTTTCGGCGGCAATGCGACCACTAGTCTGGTGTCGTCGGTGTACTGTCTGTGTCGCAGCGTGGTCGCGGTTCTCATTCTCTACGGATTCGCTTACGGTGCCCTTCTCGAGCCCAAATCCTCGCAGCATATCTTGTTTTCCATATTTGTCGGTCTGCTCGTCGCGATATCCTATCATCTGAGCCGATCATCATCGGATCCCACCGTGATATGGGACATTCTCAAGACGAATCTGTGGCCGCCAGAGATAGGTGACAGATACACGGAGGAGAAGGAGGCAAAAATCATCGAGAACACATCGTCATCGCAGCCCGTCGACAATGTGGCCGCAACAACGAGTTACAAGGAGACCAAGAATAAAACGTCTTCTTCCGGAAGGAAGAAGGACGTGAAGATCAAAGTGGGCGAGCAGATGTCTGATACCGAACTGGTGGATCCGCTACCGGAAAAGCTACGCTCGACGGTGAACTCTCGATTGAAGAACGATCTGATCGTGTGCGCGGTGATCGGTACTCTATCCTTCGGAATTCACCGAACAACAGTGTTTACCGCTCTGCAGCCGGAGCTCAATCCGGTGTTGTGGAGTATTGTAAGCTGTCTGGGCTTTCTGCTACACTACATCGTGCCACAGCTACGCAAGCAGCTGCCTTGGTTATGCCTCTCGCGACCGGTGCTGCGTAGTCACGAGCACGCGCAATTTGAGGTGCGCGAACCGGTGAGGATAATGTGGTTCGAAAAGGCCTACGTGTACCTGTGCTTCCTCGAGCGAAACGTACTCTATCCGGTTGTCTTCCTGGGCGCGCTCACGGAGTGTTCGTCGAAGATCGCCGACAAGTTCGGCGAGAGCGTAGGTGCGCTCATCGTTGTCGTATGCGGCCTCAAATCGCTCAGGTCGGCATACTCGGACCCGTCCACTCGCTACCTCGTCCTCGTCTTCGCAGTCCTCTTCTTCCAGCTCGACTTCAGTCATCTGAGTGAGACCTTCCTGATGGACTACTTCGTCACGGGCATCGCATTCGCCAAGATCTACGAATTGCTGCTTAAGATCCGCTTCGTCGTCACATACATCGCGCCTTGGCAGATTACTTGGGGTAGCGCGTTCCACGCGTTTGCTCAGCCCTTCTCCGTGCCGCATTCCGCGATGCTCTTCCTTCAGGCCGGTATCTCGGCAATGCTCAGCACACCATTGAACCCGCTGCTGGGTAGCGCGATCTTCATCTCATCTTACGTGCGGCCGGTCAAGTTCTGGGAGAGGGACTACAAGACCAGGAGAGTCGACCATTCGAATACGCGTATGTCTTCGCATCTGGAGCGCAATTTGGGCGCCGACGACAACAACCTGAACTCCATATTTTACGAACAGCTCACACGCTCCCTCCAGCACAGCCTGTACGGCGATCTCGCGCTTGGCCGATGGGGAAATGTGGAGCAGGGAGATTGCTTCCTGCTCGCGTCAGATTACTTAAATTGTTTGGTACACATAGTTCAATTAGGTAACGGGCTGGTGACGTTCCAGTTGAGAGGTCTTGAATTCCGAGGAACATATTGCCAGCAAAGAGAG gTGGAAGCAATCTCAGAAGGCATTGAGGACAACGATAATTGCTGCTGTTGCGAAATGGGTCATCTATCGAACGTGCTCAGCGTGAACGCAGCCTTCAGTCAACGCTGGCTCGCCTGGGAAGTCGCGAGCGCTAAATATGTGCTTGAGGGATATTCGATCTCCGACAACTCGGCGGGCTCTATGCTGCAAGTGTTCGAGTTTCGTAAAGTACTAGTTACCTACTATGTCAAGAGTATCGTCTTCTACGCCGTCAAGTCGCCCAAATTGAAGCAGTGGCTAGAAAACCCGGACATCATTGAGGCGCTGAAGCCGACGCTAGACAAGAACTTCGTTGATCTCGATCCCGTTTTTAATGTGAAGATCGATGAGGACTTTGACTTTCGTGCGAGCGGCATCACGCGAAGCAACTTTTGCAATGTTTACCTCGACTGGATACAATATTGCGCTGGTAAACAAGATAAG ACACTGGATAGAACACGCGATTCGTATCTCGTATCGCTGTGCCTCTCATTAAGTCTCTTAGGAAGACGCGTGTTAGGCGCTGCATCTCATAACACATTATCGAACGTAGAATTTTTTCTCTATGGATTACACGCGTTATTTAAAG GTGATTTCCGGATAACATCAGTTCGCGACGAATGGGTGCTGCACGATGTCGATCTGCTGCGCAGCGTAGTCGCGAAGGGAATAAGAATGGCCTTGAAATTGCATCAAGACCACTTTATGAGTCCAGAACAGTACGTCGAATCGGCGGCGCTTTTTGAGGCCATCGACAATCACGATCAGAATCTCGTCATTAGTCACGAAGCGGATCCTCTTTGGAGAAATGCTGTATTGAGCGGTGCGCCCAGTCTACTGGCGCTCAG acACGTGCTCGACGATGGCATAGATGAGTACAAAGTAATAATGCTCAATAAACGTTTTTTGAGCTTCCGAGTGATCAAAATGAATCGCGAATGCGTCCGCGGACTCTGGGCCGGTCAACAACAGGAATTGGTATATTTGAGGAACAGAAATCCGGAGCGTGGTTCGATACAAAATGCCAAACAAGCGCTGAGGAACATAATCAACAGTTCCTGCGATCAGCCGATTGGATATCCGATTTATGTCTCCCCTTTAACGACCAGCTACGCCGAAACCAACGAACACTTGTGTTCGGTAATCGGAGGACCATTGACTTTCGGCACTATAAAGAGCACAGTGTTGAAATTATGGAGAAG AATAAGAAGAAGATGTGGTCAAGGTTGTTCCTCGGGCGGCACTGGCTCTCAAGACGATGGAGGCTTCGGAAATGATGGAGTGTATGCGATGActacatacaatatacattCTG GCTATGCTCAATCGGGTCACAATACTTCTGGCTCTCAGTCAATGGAGTCTGGCTGTCAGATCGGCGGTTCGACTGGTCGAGGTTCTCTCGGTCGTGCAAATACAGGCTCTCTCGGTGGTAACAGAGGTTCACTAGCTTCCGTTGGGAAGCCAACCAGCTCGACACTTGCCAGTTTGGCCGGACTGCTCAGTAGTAATGATATCAAAATGGAAACCAAGAGTGAGACAAGCTTCTCTAGCAAGCTAGAGAAAGAGGAGGTTTACCAAAGGGTTCGC ATTATGGATCCTAATCAAGTATATGATGCCATTAATCTGGGCCGACGTATAGATGTGATATGGCCGGACGAGAGGATGCGACAGCAAGGCGGTCGTTCCGGCTGGCAGCATTGGGTGCCAGAGAGAGGTATGGAGGGTTGTGTAGTTCATCGCTGGTCGCCAAACCATCGCGATCCTAATCGACGGTCGCACGTCGACAAAGTCATCCTGCTGGTGAAGATCGAGGACAAGTATGTGCCGATAGCCGAGCAGGGCGTACGGGATTTGGGCGCAGAGGTTTAG